In Xanthomonas sp. SI, the following are encoded in one genomic region:
- a CDS encoding diguanylate cyclase — MSTFQRVRIRTRLALLFSALVFVSIGFGVFSGAQRSISDAARVAHTHQVLRSIDEVQSTLLLAETAARGYELTGNQAYLSNYRDSAERVPRHLAQLRGLVVDNPVQIANLDILQRIVQARLTQMQQMLEIYQRDGLDALQRAMAPSVFKDSSAIRDHVQQMTELEQQLLQSRDRSNQRSSDLLLALALAGIPFGLGSVGVVYALLFRELRSRSNAEQAASVANEKLAASIRDLERTSADLNALSRYTGLLQSCVDPKEALEVTARMLAALMPDAGGSVYLLRASRDRAESIVAWGQAPVRSEPAVAPEECWALRRDKAHFVHALRHDSACAHLLDDPQAVGASSACIPLSAQGTQLGFVFLAGPGPGPLPRIAIAEAAAEQLSLALSNLRLRESLRMQSIRDPLTGLFNRRYLEESLNHELARCARRSVPLSLLMLDVDHFKHFNDLHGHGGGDSLLAAVGQMLASRLRGEDIACRYGGEEFTVILPETGAEAALAIAEQIRSAAQQMSTTLDGKALPGVTLSIGLASYSRDGVVATTLLRKADAALYRAKRSGRNQVQQFDPALDGMG; from the coding sequence ATGTCGACGTTCCAACGCGTGCGGATCAGAACCCGCCTAGCGCTTCTGTTTTCCGCCCTGGTCTTCGTCTCGATCGGGTTCGGGGTGTTTTCCGGCGCACAGCGTTCGATCTCCGATGCGGCGCGCGTGGCCCACACTCACCAGGTGCTGCGCAGCATCGACGAAGTGCAATCGACCCTGCTGCTGGCCGAAACCGCGGCGCGCGGCTACGAACTCACCGGCAACCAGGCCTACCTCAGCAACTACCGCGACAGCGCCGAACGCGTGCCGCGGCATCTGGCGCAGCTGCGCGGCCTGGTGGTCGACAACCCGGTACAGATCGCGAACCTGGACATCCTGCAACGCATCGTGCAGGCGCGGCTGACGCAGATGCAGCAGATGCTCGAGATCTACCAGCGCGACGGATTGGACGCGCTGCAACGCGCGATGGCGCCGAGCGTGTTCAAGGATTCCAGCGCGATCCGCGACCACGTGCAGCAGATGACCGAGCTGGAGCAACAGCTGCTGCAGAGCCGCGACCGTTCCAACCAGCGCAGTTCCGATCTTCTGCTCGCGCTGGCCCTGGCCGGGATTCCGTTCGGCCTGGGCAGCGTGGGCGTGGTCTACGCGTTGCTGTTCCGCGAATTGCGCAGCCGCAGCAATGCCGAGCAGGCCGCCTCGGTCGCCAACGAAAAGCTGGCCGCCAGTATCCGCGACCTGGAGCGCACCAGCGCCGATCTCAACGCGCTCAGCCGCTACACCGGTCTGCTGCAGAGCTGCGTGGACCCCAAGGAAGCGCTGGAGGTGACCGCGCGCATGCTCGCCGCGCTGATGCCCGACGCCGGCGGCAGCGTGTACCTGCTGCGCGCGTCGCGCGATCGCGCCGAATCCATCGTCGCCTGGGGCCAGGCGCCGGTGCGCAGCGAACCGGCGGTGGCGCCGGAGGAATGCTGGGCGCTGCGTCGCGACAAGGCGCACTTCGTGCACGCGCTGCGCCACGACTCGGCGTGCGCGCATCTGCTCGACGATCCGCAGGCGGTCGGCGCCAGCAGCGCCTGCATTCCGCTGTCCGCGCAGGGCACGCAACTGGGCTTCGTGTTCCTGGCCGGTCCCGGCCCCGGGCCGCTGCCGCGCATCGCCATCGCCGAGGCGGCCGCCGAGCAGCTGTCGTTGGCGCTGAGCAACCTGCGCCTGCGCGAATCGCTGCGCATGCAGTCGATCCGCGACCCGCTCACCGGCCTGTTCAACCGCCGCTATCTGGAGGAGTCGCTGAACCACGAACTGGCGCGCTGCGCACGCCGCTCGGTGCCGCTGTCGCTGCTGATGCTGGACGTGGACCACTTCAAGCACTTCAACGACCTGCACGGCCATGGCGGCGGCGACAGCCTGCTCGCCGCGGTCGGGCAGATGCTCGCCTCGCGGCTGCGCGGCGAGGACATCGCCTGCCGCTACGGCGGCGAGGAATTCACCGTGATCCTGCCGGAAACCGGCGCGGAGGCGGCGCTGGCGATCGCCGAGCAGATCCGCAGCGCCGCGCAGCAGATGAGCACCACGCTGGACGGCAAGGCGCTGCCGGGGGTGACGCTCTCGATCGGGCTGGCCAGCTATTCGCGCGACGGCGTGGTCGCCACCACCCTGCTGCGCAAGGCCGATGCGGCGCTGTACCGGGCCAAGCGCAGCGGCCGCAACCAGGTGCAGCAGTTCGATCCGGCGCTGGACGGTATGGGCTGA
- a CDS encoding polymer-forming cytoskeletal protein has protein sequence MSIWKDQGTPRKDGLPLPGTPGGTAVPEPRPVTEPALGESAVSVAAAAPLPVRAAAPAAKESLIAADITIEGKIEGTGHIRIAGKFKGDVNVQGDLTIETGAKLSGGVRANKVIIAGELEGNIESASQVELLASGALIGDVKAGSLTVASGARMRGQADFGWEDDKGRKGGKPTTEPDAGA, from the coding sequence ATGTCCATCTGGAAAGATCAGGGTACCCCGCGCAAGGATGGCCTGCCGCTGCCTGGCACGCCCGGCGGCACCGCAGTGCCCGAGCCACGGCCGGTCACCGAACCGGCGCTCGGCGAGTCCGCGGTCAGCGTCGCCGCGGCCGCTCCCCTCCCCGTACGCGCCGCAGCGCCGGCGGCAAAGGAGTCGCTGATCGCTGCCGACATCACCATCGAAGGCAAGATCGAAGGCACCGGCCACATCCGCATCGCCGGCAAGTTCAAGGGCGACGTCAACGTGCAGGGCGACCTGACCATCGAGACCGGGGCCAAGCTCAGCGGCGGCGTGCGCGCCAACAAGGTGATCATCGCCGGCGAGCTGGAAGGCAACATCGAATCGGCCTCGCAGGTGGAGTTGCTGGCCTCCGGCGCGCTGATCGGCGACGTCAAGGCCGGCTCGCTGACCGTGGCCTCCGGCGCGCGGATGCGCGGCCAGGCCGACTTCGGCTGGGAAGACGACAAGGGTCGCAAGGGCGGCAAGCCGACCACGGAGCCCGACGCCGGCGCATGA
- a CDS encoding acyl-CoA dehydrogenase family protein — protein MQRDLPAFATHVVDNQPPPFEPRDLWRDDAVLRAAVACEGGEAFAAQLATYGALAGDTLYRLGFDANRDRPRLRTHDRYGHRIDTVEFHPAYHQLLDAAKTHGVAGLSWHTPQPGAHVARAALSYLHHQAEAGTSCPLTMTHAAVAVLRQEPALRDWADKAAAPHYDPRDVPIADKAGITLGMGMTEKQGGSDVRSNATVATPLGADGEYALVGHKWFFSAPMSDGFLVLAQAPGGLSCFLLPRRLPDGRLNALRLMRLKDKLGDWSNASSEIEFAGAWAQRIGAEGRGVARIIGMVMLTRLDCMLAAAAQMRMALAQALHHARHRVAFGKRLVEQPLMRNVLADLAIESEAATAFAMRVARAVDAAERDPAEAAFARIATALGKYWLCKRAPAFVNEAQECLGGAGYVEESMLPRLYRQAPLNSIWEGSGNIQCLDVLRALAREPASAAALLAELETAAGANADYDKALDALRAPLAGNGEVDEYAARRISERIALALQAALLLRSASPAAEAFVRSRLAGAHGLAFGTLDADVPVEELLARVLP, from the coding sequence ATGCAACGGGACCTGCCCGCCTTCGCCACGCACGTGGTCGACAACCAGCCGCCGCCGTTCGAGCCGCGCGACCTGTGGCGCGACGATGCGGTGCTGCGCGCCGCGGTCGCATGCGAGGGCGGCGAAGCGTTCGCCGCGCAGCTGGCGACGTATGGCGCGCTCGCCGGGGACACGCTGTACCGGCTCGGTTTCGATGCCAATCGCGACCGGCCGCGGCTGCGCACGCACGACCGCTACGGCCACCGCATCGACACGGTCGAATTCCATCCGGCCTATCACCAGCTGCTGGATGCGGCCAAGACCCACGGCGTGGCCGGCCTGTCCTGGCACACGCCGCAGCCGGGCGCGCATGTGGCGCGGGCGGCGCTGAGCTACCTGCATCACCAGGCCGAGGCCGGCACCAGCTGTCCGTTGACGATGACCCATGCCGCGGTCGCGGTGCTGCGCCAGGAACCGGCGCTGCGAGACTGGGCGGACAAGGCCGCCGCGCCGCACTACGACCCGCGCGACGTGCCGATCGCCGACAAGGCCGGCATCACCCTGGGCATGGGCATGACCGAGAAGCAGGGCGGCTCGGACGTACGCAGCAACGCCACCGTCGCCACGCCGCTGGGCGCCGACGGCGAGTACGCGCTGGTCGGGCACAAGTGGTTCTTCTCCGCGCCGATGTCCGATGGGTTCCTGGTGCTGGCGCAGGCGCCGGGCGGGCTGAGTTGCTTCCTGCTGCCACGGCGCCTGCCCGACGGCCGGCTCAACGCGCTGCGGCTGATGCGCTTGAAGGACAAGCTCGGCGACTGGTCGAACGCCTCCAGCGAAATCGAATTCGCCGGCGCCTGGGCGCAACGCATCGGCGCGGAAGGGCGCGGCGTGGCGCGCATCATCGGCATGGTGATGCTGACCCGGCTGGACTGCATGCTCGCCGCCGCTGCGCAGATGCGCATGGCGCTGGCGCAGGCGTTGCATCACGCGCGGCATCGCGTGGCGTTCGGCAAGCGCCTGGTCGAGCAGCCGCTGATGCGCAATGTGCTCGCCGACCTGGCGATCGAATCCGAGGCCGCCACCGCGTTCGCCATGCGCGTGGCGCGCGCGGTGGATGCGGCCGAGCGCGATCCGGCCGAGGCCGCATTCGCGCGTATCGCCACCGCGCTGGGAAAGTATTGGCTGTGCAAGCGCGCGCCGGCCTTCGTCAACGAAGCGCAGGAATGCCTGGGCGGTGCGGGTTATGTCGAGGAATCGATGTTGCCGCGACTGTACCGGCAGGCGCCGCTGAATTCGATCTGGGAAGGCAGCGGCAACATCCAGTGCCTGGACGTGCTGCGTGCGCTGGCGCGCGAGCCGGCCAGCGCGGCGGCGCTGCTGGCCGAGTTGGAGACCGCGGCGGGTGCGAACGCGGACTACGACAAGGCATTGGACGCGCTGCGCGCGCCGCTGGCCGGCAACGGCGAGGTGGACGAATACGCCGCGCGCCGCATCAGCGAGCGCATCGCGCTGGCGTTGCAGGCGGCGCTGCTGTTGCGCAGCGCCAGTCCTGCTGCCGAGGCATTCGTGCGCAGTCGCCTGGCCGGCGCGCACGGGCTGGCGTTCGGCACGCTGGACGCGGATGTGCCGGTGGAGGAGTTGTTGGCGCGGGTGTTGCCCTGA
- a CDS encoding ligase-associated DNA damage response exonuclease: MPKPASQDLVVLRPEGLYCPAGDFHIDPWRPVPRAVITHGHGDHARAGMGEYHCAAAGLPILRWRLGDQAYRAYNYGERFALGAATVSLHPAGHVLGSAQVRIEVDGEVWVASGDYKRQPDPTCAAFEVVRCDTFITEATFGLPVYRWPDTAAVAREIVAWRHECAARGEAAVLFCYALGKAQRVLAELQPWDDQPALLHGAVAAGVAVYRDAGVAMLDTHPVAEMDKRADYAGQLVLAPPSAAGSPWLRRFRHAQLGFASGWMRLRGNRRRRNYDRGFVVSDHADWPDLLRTIEETGARRVIATHGNTDAIIRALNERGVAAETFRTDYGAEE, translated from the coding sequence ATGCCGAAACCCGCTTCCCAGGACCTGGTGGTGCTGCGCCCGGAAGGGCTGTACTGCCCCGCCGGCGACTTCCACATCGATCCCTGGCGGCCGGTGCCGCGCGCGGTCATCACCCATGGCCACGGCGACCACGCCCGTGCCGGCATGGGCGAATACCACTGCGCCGCCGCCGGCCTGCCGATCCTGCGCTGGCGCCTCGGCGACCAGGCCTATCGCGCCTACAACTACGGCGAACGCTTCGCGCTGGGCGCAGCGACGGTATCGCTGCATCCAGCTGGGCACGTGCTCGGCTCGGCGCAGGTGCGCATCGAAGTGGACGGCGAAGTGTGGGTGGCGTCGGGCGACTACAAACGCCAGCCCGACCCGACCTGCGCGGCGTTCGAAGTGGTGCGCTGCGACACCTTCATCACCGAGGCCACCTTCGGCCTGCCGGTGTACCGCTGGCCGGACACCGCCGCAGTGGCGCGCGAAATCGTCGCCTGGCGCCACGAATGCGCCGCGCGCGGCGAGGCCGCGGTGCTGTTCTGCTATGCGCTGGGCAAGGCGCAGCGGGTGCTGGCCGAACTGCAGCCGTGGGACGACCAACCGGCGCTGCTGCATGGCGCGGTCGCCGCCGGCGTGGCGGTGTACCGCGACGCCGGCGTGGCGATGCTGGACACGCACCCGGTCGCCGAGATGGACAAGCGCGCCGACTATGCCGGGCAGCTGGTGCTGGCGCCGCCGTCGGCCGCGGGCAGCCCGTGGCTGCGCCGCTTCCGCCATGCGCAACTCGGTTTCGCATCGGGTTGGATGCGGTTGCGCGGCAACCGTCGCCGCCGCAACTACGACCGCGGCTTCGTGGTCTCCGACCATGCCGATTGGCCGGACCTGCTGCGCACGATCGAGGAAACCGGCGCGCGCCGGGTCATCGCCACGCATGGCAACACCGACGCGATCATCCGCGCCTTGAACGAACGCGGCGTCGCCGCCGAGACGTTCCGCACCGACTACGGTGCCGAGGAATGA
- a CDS encoding ATP-dependent DNA ligase, with amino-acid sequence MKRFAALYRQLDQSTATLDKRAALVAYFEQAPPADAAWAIWLLSGGKLRRIANTRELREWIAQESGLPGWLVDDSYDHVGDLAETLTLLLDDPAAASDPAPLRDWIEERLLPVAAQDEAARHAAVLAGWRSLAFDERLLFNKLLTGALRVGVSQRLVQQALAAMSGIDIARIAQRMLGAWSPTPAALEDLLSHEVLASDRQQPYPFFLASPLENDVATLGAIDDWQLEWKWDGIRLQLIRRDGETALWSRGEERLDGRFPEIETAAATLPRDAVIDGELLGWRDGDIAPLPFTALQTRIQRRKPGAKTLADTPARVLAYDLLELDGIDLREQPLAQRRTQLRALLDAHADPRIVLSPLVQPASWEAAATLREDSRERGVEGLMLKRAASPYQSGRRRGDWWKWKIEPLTIDAVLLYAQAGHGRRSTLYTDYTFGLWDGEQLVPVAKAYSGLDDSEILALDRWIRAHTTERFGPVRAVTPYHVFELGFEAVNKSSRHKSGIAVRFPRILRWRHDKPFAEADRLTTLQALAR; translated from the coding sequence ATGAAGCGCTTCGCCGCGTTGTACCGGCAGCTGGACCAGAGCACCGCGACGCTGGACAAGCGCGCCGCGTTGGTCGCGTATTTCGAGCAGGCGCCACCGGCCGACGCGGCCTGGGCGATCTGGCTGCTGAGCGGCGGCAAGCTGCGGCGCATCGCCAACACGCGCGAACTGCGCGAGTGGATTGCGCAGGAAAGCGGCCTGCCCGGCTGGCTGGTCGACGACAGCTACGACCACGTTGGCGACCTCGCCGAAACCCTCACCTTGCTGCTCGACGATCCGGCCGCCGCCTCCGATCCGGCGCCGCTGCGCGACTGGATCGAGGAACGGCTGTTGCCGGTCGCCGCGCAGGACGAGGCCGCGCGCCACGCCGCGGTGCTCGCCGGCTGGCGCAGCCTGGCCTTCGACGAGCGCCTGCTGTTCAACAAGCTGCTCACCGGCGCGCTGCGCGTGGGCGTGTCGCAGCGGTTGGTGCAGCAGGCGCTGGCGGCGATGTCGGGCATCGACATCGCACGCATCGCGCAGCGCATGCTCGGCGCGTGGTCGCCGACTCCGGCCGCCTTGGAAGACCTGTTGTCGCACGAGGTGCTGGCCAGCGACCGCCAGCAGCCCTACCCGTTCTTCCTGGCCTCGCCGCTGGAAAACGACGTGGCCACGCTGGGCGCGATCGACGACTGGCAACTGGAATGGAAGTGGGACGGCATCCGCCTGCAGTTGATCCGCCGCGATGGCGAGACGGCGCTGTGGTCGCGCGGCGAAGAACGCCTGGACGGCCGCTTCCCCGAGATCGAGACCGCCGCGGCCACGCTGCCGCGCGATGCGGTGATCGACGGCGAACTGCTGGGCTGGCGCGACGGCGACATCGCGCCGCTGCCATTCACCGCGCTGCAGACCCGCATCCAGCGCCGCAAGCCCGGCGCCAAGACACTGGCCGACACGCCAGCGCGCGTGCTCGCCTACGACCTGCTGGAACTGGACGGCATCGACCTGCGCGAACAGCCGCTGGCGCAGCGCCGCACGCAACTGCGGGCCCTGCTCGACGCGCATGCCGATCCGCGCATCGTGCTGTCGCCACTGGTGCAGCCCGCGTCGTGGGAGGCGGCCGCGACGCTGCGCGAGGATTCGCGCGAGCGCGGCGTGGAAGGGCTGATGCTCAAGCGCGCCGCGTCGCCCTACCAATCCGGGCGCCGCCGCGGCGACTGGTGGAAGTGGAAAATCGAACCGCTGACCATCGACGCGGTGCTGCTGTACGCACAGGCCGGCCACGGCCGCCGCAGCACGCTGTACACCGACTACACCTTCGGGCTGTGGGACGGCGAGCAGTTGGTGCCGGTGGCGAAGGCGTATTCGGGCCTGGACGACAGCGAGATCCTGGCGCTGGACCGCTGGATCCGCGCGCACACCACCGAGCGCTTCGGCCCGGTGCGTGCGGTGACGCCGTACCACGTGTTCGAACTCGGCTTCGAAGCGGTGAACAAGAGCAGCCGGCACAAGTCCGGCATCGCGGTACGTTTCCCGCGCATCCTGCGCTGGCGCCACGACAAGCCGTTCGCCGAGGCCGACCGACTCACCACGCTGCAGGCGCTGGCGCGATGA
- a CDS encoding ligase-associated DNA damage response DEXH box helicase, with protein sequence MTTAQARKRPADAPLYAWFAAQGWQPLPFQRDLWRHYLDGGSGLLHTPTGSGKTLAAFGGPLLEGLRDQAAWQAAADKRPRRAKAAAADKAVSTPRSRRQAQRDLKVLWITPLRALAADTLRALREPAEALGLDWQIGLRTGDASARDKRLARSGKLDVLVTTPESLALLLSYPDTAPQLATLRCVIVDEWHELLGNKRGVLLQLCLARLRAWAPALRTWGLSATLGNLDEARDVLLPHVPNAPIVAGVKPRTLTLETLTPASGERFPWAGHLGLAQLPRVLEKLFAVRTSLLFTNTRAQAELWHQALESVWPEDAHTLALHHGSLDPALRSAAEQGLRDGSLRCVVATSSLDLGVDFPAVDQVLQIGSPKGVARLLQRAGRAKHRPGEAGHVLCVPTHALELVEYAAARRAIVHGRIESRPSPRLSLDVLAQHCVSCALGGGFRADALFDEVRGTAAFAALDAPTWAAVLEFVVQGGRALAQYPDYRKVVLDEDGVYRVHDRRIALRHRLSIGTITSDGSVAVRFLRGGRLGAVEEQFVGRLRRGDRFQFAGRLLELVRLEDMTAYVRLAKGGDGSVPKWMGGRMPLSSALAHEVEAVFAEPRGEEELRALAPLLGLQRALSALPSPQRLLVESVRARDGRHVFVYPFAGRQVHEGLAALLALRWGRHQRNTFSFAANDYGLVLSPAQEVATDAALLRELLSPKHLFEDLRESLNLGELARRQFREIARVSGLLPPSLPGGTPRSLRQLQASSGLLYDVLSRFDPGHLLLAQAEREVLQGEMELTRLAATLHDCAARELAVYTPRSLTPLSFPLWAESIRGQLSTEDWKTRVMRAAAQLEQRHAR encoded by the coding sequence ATGACCACGGCGCAGGCGCGCAAGCGCCCGGCCGATGCGCCGCTGTACGCATGGTTCGCCGCGCAAGGCTGGCAACCGCTGCCGTTCCAGCGCGACCTGTGGCGGCACTACCTGGACGGCGGCTCGGGCCTGTTGCACACGCCCACCGGCAGCGGCAAGACCCTGGCCGCGTTCGGCGGCCCGCTGCTGGAAGGCCTGCGCGACCAAGCCGCGTGGCAGGCGGCGGCAGACAAGCGGCCGCGGCGCGCGAAGGCAGCCGCTGCCGACAAGGCCGTGTCGACACCTAGGTCGCGCCGCCAAGCGCAGCGCGACCTGAAAGTGCTGTGGATCACCCCGCTGCGCGCGCTCGCCGCCGACACCTTGCGCGCGTTGCGCGAACCGGCGGAAGCGCTCGGCCTGGACTGGCAGATCGGCCTGCGCACCGGCGACGCCAGCGCGCGCGACAAGCGCCTGGCGCGCAGCGGCAAGCTCGACGTGCTGGTGACCACGCCCGAATCGCTGGCGCTGCTGCTGTCCTATCCGGACACCGCGCCGCAGCTGGCGACGCTGCGTTGCGTGATCGTCGACGAATGGCACGAACTGCTCGGCAACAAGCGCGGCGTGCTGCTGCAACTGTGCCTGGCGCGGCTGCGCGCCTGGGCGCCGGCGCTGCGCACATGGGGGCTGTCGGCCACGCTCGGCAACCTGGACGAGGCGCGCGACGTGCTGCTGCCGCATGTGCCGAATGCGCCGATCGTGGCTGGGGTCAAGCCGCGCACGCTGACCCTGGAAACGCTGACCCCGGCCAGCGGCGAGCGCTTCCCCTGGGCCGGCCACCTCGGCCTGGCACAACTGCCGCGAGTGCTGGAAAAACTGTTCGCGGTGCGCACCAGCCTGCTGTTCACCAACACCCGCGCGCAGGCCGAACTGTGGCACCAGGCGCTGGAATCGGTGTGGCCGGAAGACGCGCATACGCTGGCCCTGCACCACGGCTCGCTGGACCCGGCGCTGCGTAGCGCCGCCGAACAGGGCCTGCGCGACGGCAGCCTGCGCTGCGTGGTCGCCACCTCGAGCCTGGACCTGGGCGTGGATTTTCCCGCGGTCGACCAGGTACTGCAGATCGGCAGTCCAAAGGGCGTGGCGCGGCTGCTGCAGCGCGCCGGCCGCGCCAAACACCGACCCGGCGAGGCCGGCCATGTGCTGTGCGTGCCCACGCATGCGCTGGAGCTGGTCGAGTACGCCGCCGCGCGCCGCGCCATCGTCCACGGCCGCATCGAGTCGCGCCCTTCCCCGCGGCTGTCGCTGGACGTGCTGGCGCAGCATTGCGTGAGCTGCGCGCTGGGCGGCGGCTTCCGCGCCGACGCGTTGTTCGACGAAGTCCGCGGCACCGCCGCGTTCGCCGCGCTCGATGCGCCGACCTGGGCCGCCGTGCTGGAGTTCGTCGTGCAAGGCGGGCGCGCGCTGGCGCAGTACCCGGACTACCGCAAGGTGGTGCTCGACGAAGACGGCGTGTACCGCGTGCACGACCGCCGCATCGCGCTGCGCCACCGGCTGTCGATCGGCACCATCACCAGCGACGGCAGCGTCGCGGTGCGCTTCCTGCGCGGCGGCCGGCTCGGCGCGGTGGAAGAACAGTTCGTCGGCCGCCTGCGCCGCGGCGACCGTTTCCAGTTCGCCGGGCGCCTGCTGGAGCTGGTGCGGCTGGAAGACATGACCGCCTACGTGCGCCTGGCCAAGGGCGGCGACGGCAGCGTGCCGAAGTGGATGGGCGGGCGCATGCCGCTGTCCTCGGCGCTGGCGCATGAAGTGGAGGCCGTCTTCGCCGAACCGCGCGGCGAGGAGGAACTGCGCGCCTTGGCGCCGCTGCTCGGCCTGCAGCGCGCGTTGTCGGCGCTGCCGTCGCCGCAGCGGCTGCTGGTGGAAAGCGTGCGCGCCCGCGACGGCCGCCACGTGTTCGTCTACCCGTTCGCCGGGCGCCAGGTGCACGAAGGCCTGGCCGCGCTGCTGGCGCTGCGCTGGGGCCGGCACCAACGCAACACTTTCAGCTTCGCCGCCAACGACTACGGGCTGGTGCTGTCGCCGGCGCAGGAGGTCGCCACCGACGCCGCCCTGCTGCGCGAGCTGCTCAGCCCCAAGCACCTGTTCGAGGACCTGCGCGAAAGCCTCAACCTGGGCGAACTGGCGCGGCGCCAGTTCCGCGAGATCGCGCGCGTGTCCGGCCTGCTGCCGCCGAGCCTGCCCGGCGGCACGCCGCGCAGCCTGCGCCAGCTGCAGGCCTCCAGCGGCCTGCTGTACGACGTGCTGAGCCGCTTCGATCCCGGGCACCTGCTGCTGGCGCAGGCCGAACGCGAAGTGCTGCAGGGCGAGATGGAGCTGACCCGTCTCGCCGCCACCCTGCACGACTGCGCCGCGCGCGAACTGGCCGTGTACACGCCGCGCAGCCTGACCCCGCTGTCGTTCCCGCTGTGGGCCGAGAGCATCCGCGGCCAGCTCAGCACCGAGGACTGGAAGACGCGGGTGATGCGCGCCGCCGCACAGCTGGAACAACGCCATGCGCGCTGA
- the pdeM gene encoding ligase-associated DNA damage response endonuclease PdeM gives MRAELDWRLAGEPMTLLGERALYWPARRRLLIADLHLGKADVFRRAGIGLPSGGTALDLQRLAALLQAQAAQELWILGDVLHGAAPAAAWQRDWHAWRAAHPQLRVAAIAGNHDRALAGAGLDIALLGEQVEDGPFLLRHDPAPHAQLHVLCGHLHPLAKLPGLRQRWPAFWLRERMTVLPAFSQFTAGVAPVLGAGERLVACVEGAALALPVAME, from the coding sequence ATGCGCGCTGAACTGGACTGGCGCCTGGCCGGCGAGCCGATGACCCTGCTCGGCGAACGCGCGCTGTACTGGCCGGCGCGCCGCCGGCTGCTGATCGCCGACCTGCACCTGGGCAAGGCCGACGTGTTCCGCCGCGCCGGCATCGGCCTGCCCAGCGGCGGCACCGCACTCGACCTGCAGCGGCTCGCGGCACTGCTGCAGGCGCAGGCGGCGCAGGAACTGTGGATCCTCGGCGACGTGCTGCACGGCGCCGCGCCGGCGGCCGCCTGGCAGCGCGACTGGCACGCCTGGCGCGCTGCGCATCCGCAGCTGCGCGTGGCCGCGATCGCCGGCAATCACGACCGCGCGCTGGCCGGCGCCGGATTGGACATCGCGCTGCTCGGCGAACAGGTCGAGGACGGCCCGTTCTTGCTGCGCCACGATCCGGCGCCGCACGCGCAGCTGCACGTGCTGTGCGGACACCTGCATCCGCTGGCGAAACTGCCCGGGCTGCGCCAACGCTGGCCGGCGTTCTGGCTGCGCGAACGGATGACGGTGCTGCCCGCGTTCTCGCAATTCACCGCCGGCGTGGCGCCGGTGCTGGGGGCGGGCGAACGCCTGGTCGCCTGCGTCGAAGGCGCGGCGCTGGCGTTGCCGGTGGCGATGGAATAG